One region of Bactrocera neohumeralis isolate Rockhampton chromosome 5, APGP_CSIRO_Bneo_wtdbg2-racon-allhic-juicebox.fasta_v2, whole genome shotgun sequence genomic DNA includes:
- the LOC126759119 gene encoding uncharacterized transmembrane protein DDB_G0289901 isoform X3 yields the protein MRRVVIWLLLATGYALLEHTGAGNIGAKQIMNSGTQIAGSNNAVTSLLNVNPQAGVAVNALNSVTQTGSGAAGAGRNNIGSGQVMNTGALIKGSGNTVSSLLNVNPQVNADVNALNSVKQQATAGAGGIASTGNNIGGRQIQSAGASIVGDGNTVSSLANVNPQVNAGVNLLNAVTQTASGVAGGGLLGGIGGAGNNIGGKQVMDQGTSILGSGNQVFSLLNVNPQVNADVNALNTVKQEVVGGGAGSIGSGQQTVTHIARGSGNTVTNTGQLNQQVSACVNFINAISQSVHTAPVSEKIAGHAVGASNNIGGQQVSNSGAKIVGDKNVVSSLINVDPQIGLGLNLLNQVTQTVSGVTGGGVGGSAGGKSAGLLGGAVNSVGGGGNNIGGKQVMDTGANIVGSGNQVSSLLNLNPQVNLDVNALNDIQQIATGLTGGADSPGQSGSASRSGVATGVAGNKIGGTQSQTTGARVVGDGNTVSSLANVNPQVNAGVNLLNTVTQTVSGATGGAGGAKSGGLLGGVLGGLGGATNNIGGKQTMDTGTSIVGSGNTVSSLLNLNPQVNADVNALNAVQQQATGVTGVTGGAAKTGNLAGASRPVAGGAGNNNIGGSQLQSTGARIVGDGNTVSSLANVNPQVNAGVNLLSTVTQTVSGATGGSGGGLLGGVLGGIGGATNNVGGRQVMDTGSTIQGSNNQVFSLLNLNPQVNADVNALNAVSQKATGLGAFTGAAGGVSRATGAGGAKATGLGRVGNNIGGSQVQSTGARIVGDGNTVSSLANVNPQVNAGVNLLNTVTQTVSGATGGSGAGKSGGLLGGVLGGLGGTTNNIGGKQMMDTGTSIVGSGNTVSSLLNLNPQVNADVNALNAVKQQATGVTGVTGGAAKAGSVSRPTVSGGVGNNIGGTQSQSTGARIVGDGNTVSSLANVNPQVNAGVNLLNTVTQTVSGATGSRGASKSSGLLGGVLGGLGGGANNIGGRQAMDTGTRIVGDGNTVSSLANVNPQVNADVNLLNSVTQTVTGASGGGGSGGGLLGGLLGGLGGATNNIGGKQVMDAGTSILGSGNTVSSLLNVNPQVNADVNALNVVNQQASGVEGVTGGDTSSAGGVQPAVAGRPVRPGSAVAAGNNIGGSQTQNSGTVIQGSGNEVFTLADVAPQLDLNIDLLNAVTQTGSGGGSGGGLLGGLLGGGGSGSNIGSRQQINDATVIRGDNNKVSTLAKVKPQVGVNLQVLNQVEQLTGLVGDILQDPSSVTNILLPGSDGEMDCGENNIGNVQERISGADIVGNNNEVFTGVDISPQINADLNILNSVRQRVHCKPRIKPTTPPPTLPPTLPPTLPPTLPPTLPPTLPPTLPPTLPPTLPPTLPLYQLYPQHFHRPYHQLFHQLCLQLYLQHFHQLCRQLYLQLYHQLFHQLYHQLFHQLCLQLCLQLFHPLCLPLYHQLSLRLYLLLNHRPCHQHYHHILHCRHCHHIPYIQFIRHIQNIPHIHLHICHTMGHMHLKHHRQLQFQLHHLKHRRLIALK from the exons TGAACTCCGGAACCCAAATCGCCGGTAGCAATAATGCCGTTACTAGCCTTTTGAATGTGAACCCTCAGGCGGGCGTGGCCGTCAATGCCTTGAATTCGGTAACTCAAACGGGTAGTGGTGCAGCTGGTGCAGGCAGGAATAACATTGGCTCCGGCCAAGTTA tgAACACCGGCGCCCTCATCAAAGGCAGCGGTAACACAGTCAGCAGTTTGTTGAATGTGAATCCTCAAGTGAATGCCGACGTCAACGCTTTGAATTCCGTTAAGCAACAAGCTACTGCTGGGGCCGGAGGTATTGCTTCGACCGGTAATAATATTGGAGGTAGACAGATAC AATCAGCAGGCGCTAGTATTGTTGGTGATGGGAACACAGTTTCGAGTCTCGCCAACGTCAATCCACAAGTTAATGCTGGTGTAAATCTTTTGAACGCTGTTACACAGACTGCATCTGGAGTAGCTGGCGGTGGATTACTAGGCGGAATAGGAGGTGCTGGCAATAATATCGGCGGCAAGCAAGTCA TGGACCAAGGCACCAGTATACTGGGTAGTGGTAATCAAGTCTTTAGTCTGCTAAATGTAAACCCTCAAGTGAACGCCGATGTGAATGCTTTGAATACGGTGAAACAAGAAGTTGTTGGTGGTGGTGCTGGATCTATCGGGTCGGGGC aaCAAACTGTGACCCATATTGCTCGCGGTTCCGGTAATACAGTTACGAATACTGGCCAGCTCAATCAACAAGTGAGCGCATGCGTAAACTTCATTAATGCGATCTCACAATCCGTTCATACCGCACCAGTTAGTGAAAAGATTGCTGGTCACGCAGTTGGGGCTTCTAATAATATTGGAGGTCAGCAAGTCA GTAATTCCGGCGCCAAAATAGTTGGTGACAAAAATGTGGTCTCCAGCTTAATTAATGTGGATCCACAAATCGGTCTTGGTCTAAATCTTTTGAATCAAGTTACACAAACGGTTTCCGGTGTAACAGGCGGCGGTGTTGGTGGTAGTGCTGGCGGAAAAAGTGCTGGTCTTTTGGGCGGTGCAGTTAATAGTGTGGGCGGTGGTGGCAATAATATCGGTGGCAAGCAAGTCA TGGATACAGGAGCCAACATAGTGGGTAGTGGCAATCAGGTTTCGAGCTTGTTGAATCTCAATCCACAAGTGAATCTTGATGTAAATGCCTTAAATGACATCCAACAGATAGCGACCGGCTTAACCGGCGGTGCAGACTCGCCGGGACAGTCTGGTAGTGCCAGTCGCTCTGGTGTAGCAACAGGAGTGGCTGGAAACAAAATTGGCGGCACTCAATCAC AAACCACAGGCGCTCGCGTAGTCGGCGATGGCAACACTGTTTCGAGTCTCGCGAATGTCAATCCGCAAGTAAATGCTGGTGTAAACCTGCTAAACACAGTTACTCAAACCGTTTCAGGAGCCACAGGTGGAGCAGGTGGTGCTAAAAGTGGTGGACTATTAGGTGGTGTACTGGGTGGACTCGGCGGCGCAACCAACAATATTGGTGGCAAGCAAACTA TGGACACTGGTACCAGTATTGTAGGCAGTGGCAATACGGTTTCCAGCTTACTGAACCTCAATCCCCAAGTGAACGCTGATGTCAATGCTTTAAATGCTGTGCAGCAGCAAGCGACTGGTGTGACTGGCGTAACCGGTGGCGCCGCCAAGACAGGTAATCTTGCTGGTGCAAGTCGTCCTGTTGCTGGAGGTGctggaaataataatattggtGGTAGCCAACTCC AATCCACAGGAGCTCGCATAGTCGGCGATGGCAACACGGTTTCGAGTCTCGCGAATGTCAATCCGCAAGTAAATGCTGGCGTAAATCTGTTAAGCACAGTTACGCAAACCGTTTCTGGAGCCACGGGGGGATCAGGTGGTGGACTTCTAGGAGGTGTTCTTGGTGGAATCGGTGGTGCTACGAACAATGTTGGTGGCAGACAAGTCA TGGATACAGGCAGTACCATACAAGGAAGTAACAACCAGGTTTTCAGCCTTTTGAATCTTAATCCCCAAGTGAACGCAGATGTTAATGCGCTAAACGCTGTCAGTCAGAAAGCGACTGGTCTGGGAGCTTTTACAGGAGCTGCAGGCGGCGTTAGTCGTGCTACAGGAGCAGGTGGTGCTAAAGCAACAGGATTAGGGCGTGTTGGAAACAATATCGGAGGCAGTCAAGTTC AATCAACTGGAGCTCGCATAGTCGGCGATGGTAACACTGTTTCGAGTCTCGCGAATGTCAATCCGCAAGTAAATGCTGGTGTAAACCTGCTAAACACAGTTACTCAAACCGTTTCTGGAGCCACGGGTGGTTCGGGTGCTGGTAAAAGCGGTGGACTATTAGGTGGTGTACTGGGTGGACTCGGTGGAACAACCAACAATATTGGTGGCAAGCAAATGA TGGACACCGGCACCAGTATTGTAGGCAGTGGCAACACGGTTTCCAGCCTACTGAACCTCAATCCCCAAGTGAACGCTGACGTGAATGCCTTAAATGCTGTTAAACAGCAAGCGACTGGTGTGACGGGCGTAACCGGTGGTGCAGCCAAGGCAGGCAGCGTAAGTCGCCCTACAGTATCCGGGGGTGTTGGAAATAATATTGGCGGCACTCAATCAC AATCGACAGGAGCTCGCATTGTAGGCGATGGCAATACGGTTTCGAGTCTCGCTAATGTGAATCCACAAGTTAATGCTGGCGTAAATCTTCTTAATACTGTTACACAAACCGTTTCTGGAGCCACAGGCAGTAGAGGTGCGAGCAAAAGTAGTGGTCTATTGGGTGGTGTGCTTGGTGGGCTCGGTGGTGGAGCCAATAATATTGGTGGCAGGCAAGCCA TGGATACAGGGACTCGCATTGTAGGCGATGGCAATACGGTTTCGAGTCTCGCGAATGTGAATCCACAAGTGAACGCTGATGTGAATCTATTAAACTCGGTTACACAAACAGTTACTGGTGCAAGTGGTGGTGGCGGTTCAGGTGGTGGCTTATTAGGAGGCTTACTCGGCGGCTTGGGCGGTGCGACCAACAATATCGGTGGCAAGCAAGTCA tgGATGCAGGCACCAGCATACTTGGCAGTGGTAATACCGTTAGCAGCTTACTGAATGTTAATCCACAAGTGAATGCCGATGTCAATGCCTTGAATGTGGTGAATCAGCAAGCCAGTGGCGTAGAAGGCGTCACTGGTGGTGACACCAGTTCTGCAGGTGGTGTGCAACCTG CAGTAGCAGGCAGACCAGTGCGGCCAGGAAGCGCTGTAGCCGCTGGCAATAATATTGGTGGCAGTCAAACAC AAAACAGCGGGACCGTGATTCAGGGGTCAGGTAACGAGGTGTTCACCTTGGCCGACGTGGCACCACAACTTGATCTCAACATTGACTTACTCAATGCGGTGACGCAAACCGGTTCTGGAGGTGGAAGCGGCGGCGGTTTACTTGGTGGCTTACTGGGTGGTGGCGGCAGTGGCAGTAATATCGGCAGTAGACAGCAAA TCAATGATGCTACCGTTATTCGTGGTGACAACAATAAGGTAAGCACTTTGGCCAAAGTTAAGCCACAAGTGGGTGTGAATTTGCAAGTGCTCAATCAAGTCGAGCAGCTTACCGGTCTTGTAGGCGACATTTTGCAAGATCCATCTAGTGTGACGAATATATTGTTGCCCGGTTCGGATGGTGAAATGGACTGTGGTGAGAACAATATCGGCAATGTGCAGGAGC gcaTATCCGGTGCTGATATTGTTGGCAACAATAATGAAGTCTTCACCGGGGTTGACATAAGTCCACAAATTAATGCCGATCTGAATATCTTGAATAGTGTAAGGCAAAGAGTGCATTGCAAGCCGAGAATTAAACCAACCACTCCGCCGCCAACCCTTCCACCAACTTTGCCGCCTACTTTACCTCCTACTCTTCCACCAACTTTGCCGCCAACTTTACCTCCAACACTTCCACCAACTTTGCCGCCAACTTTACCTCCAACTTTACCACTTTACCAACTCTACCCCCAACACTTCCACCGACCTTACCACCAACTCTTCCACCAACTTTGCCTCCAACTTTACCTCCAACACTTCCACCAACTTTGCCGCCAACTTTACCTCCAACTTTACCACCAACTCTTCCACCAACTTTACCACCAACTATTCCACCAACTTTGCCTCCAACTTTGCCTCCAACTCTTCCACCCACTTTGCCTCCCACTTTACCACCAACTCTCCCTCCGACTTTACCTCCTACTCAACCACCGACCTTGCCACCAACATTACCACCATATCCTCCATTGCCGCCATTGCCACCATATCCCATATATCCAGTTTATCCGCCATATCCAGAATATCCCACATATCCACCTACACATTTGCCATACTATGGGCCACATGCACCTAAAGCACCATCGCCAGCTCCAATTCCAATTGCACCACCTCAAGCACCGTCGACTAATTGCTTTGAAATAA
- the LOC126759119 gene encoding uncharacterized PE-PGRS family protein PE_PGRS54 isoform X4, whose product MRRVVIWLLLATGYALLEHTGAGNIGAKQIMNSGTQIAGSNNAVTSLLNVNPQAGVAVNALNSVTQTGSGAAGAGRNNIGSGQVMNTGALIKGSGNTVSSLLNVNPQVNADVNALNSVKQQATAGAGGIASTGNNIGGRQIQSAGASIVGDGNTVSSLANVNPQVNAGVNLLNAVTQTASGVAGGGLLGGIGGAGNNIGGKQVMDQGTSILGSGNQVFSLLNVNPQVNADVNALNTVKQEVVGGGAGSIGSGQQTVTHIARGSGNTVTNTGQLNQQVSACVNFINAISQSVHTAPVSEKIAGHAVGASNNIGGQQVSNSGAKIVGDKNVVSSLINVDPQIGLGLNLLNQVTQTVSGVTGGGVGGSAGGKSAGLLGGAVNSVGGGGNNIGGKQVMDTGANIVGSGNQVSSLLNLNPQVNLDVNALNDIQQIATGLTGGADSPGQSGSASRSGVATGVAGNKIGGTQSQTTGARVVGDGNTVSSLANVNPQVNAGVNLLNTVTQTVSGAAGSGGAGKSGGLLGGVLGGLGGATNNIGGKQIMDTGTSIVGSGNTVSSLLNLNPQVNADVNALNAVQQQATGVTGVTGGAAKTGNLAGASRPVAGGAGNNNIGGSQLQSTGARIVGDGNTVSSLANVNPQVNAGVNLLSTVTQTVSGATGGSGGGLLGGVLGGIGGATNNVGGRQVMDTGSTIQGSNNQVFSLLNLNPQVNADVNALNAVSQKATGLGAFTGAAGGVSRATGAGGAKATGLGRVGNNIGGSQVQSTGARIVGDGNTVSSLANVNPQVNAGVNLLNTVTQTVSGATGGSGAGKSGGLLGGVLGGLGGTTNNIGGKQMMDTGTSIVGSGNTVSSLLNLNPQVNADVNALNAVKQQATGVTGVTGGAAKAGSVSRPTVSGGVGNNIGGTQSQSTGARIVGDGNTVSSLANVNPQVNAGVNLLNTVTQTVSGATGSRGASKSSGLLGGVLGGLGGGANNIGGRQAMDTGTRIVGDGNTVSSLANVNPQVNADVNLLNSVTQTVTGASGGGGSGGGLLGGLLGGLGGATNNIGGKQVMDAGTSILGSGNTVSSLLNVNPQVNADVNALNVVNQQASGVEGVTGGDTSSAGGVQPAVAGRPVRPGSAVAAGNNIGGSQTQNSGTVIQGSGNEVFTLADVAPQLDLNIDLLNAVTQTGSGGGSGGGLLGGLLGGGGSGSNIGSRQQINDATVIRGDNNKVSTLAKVKPQVGVNLQVLNQVEQLTGLVGDILQDPSSVTNILLPGSDGEMDCGENNIGNVQERISGADIVGNNNEVFTGVDISPQINADLNILNSVRQRVHCKPRIKPTTPPPTLPPTLPPTLPPTLPPTLPPTLPPTLPPTLPPTLPPTLPLYQLYPQHFHRPYHQLFHQLCLQLYLQHFHQLCRQLYLQLYHQLFHQLYHQLFHQLCLQLCLQLFHPLCLPLYHQLSLRLYLLLNHRPCHQHYHHILHCRHCHHIPYIQFIRHIQNIPHIHLHICHTMGHMHLKHHRQLQFQLHHLKHRRLIALK is encoded by the exons TGAACTCCGGAACCCAAATCGCCGGTAGCAATAATGCCGTTACTAGCCTTTTGAATGTGAACCCTCAGGCGGGCGTGGCCGTCAATGCCTTGAATTCGGTAACTCAAACGGGTAGTGGTGCAGCTGGTGCAGGCAGGAATAACATTGGCTCCGGCCAAGTTA tgAACACCGGCGCCCTCATCAAAGGCAGCGGTAACACAGTCAGCAGTTTGTTGAATGTGAATCCTCAAGTGAATGCCGACGTCAACGCTTTGAATTCCGTTAAGCAACAAGCTACTGCTGGGGCCGGAGGTATTGCTTCGACCGGTAATAATATTGGAGGTAGACAGATAC AATCAGCAGGCGCTAGTATTGTTGGTGATGGGAACACAGTTTCGAGTCTCGCCAACGTCAATCCACAAGTTAATGCTGGTGTAAATCTTTTGAACGCTGTTACACAGACTGCATCTGGAGTAGCTGGCGGTGGATTACTAGGCGGAATAGGAGGTGCTGGCAATAATATCGGCGGCAAGCAAGTCA TGGACCAAGGCACCAGTATACTGGGTAGTGGTAATCAAGTCTTTAGTCTGCTAAATGTAAACCCTCAAGTGAACGCCGATGTGAATGCTTTGAATACGGTGAAACAAGAAGTTGTTGGTGGTGGTGCTGGATCTATCGGGTCGGGGC aaCAAACTGTGACCCATATTGCTCGCGGTTCCGGTAATACAGTTACGAATACTGGCCAGCTCAATCAACAAGTGAGCGCATGCGTAAACTTCATTAATGCGATCTCACAATCCGTTCATACCGCACCAGTTAGTGAAAAGATTGCTGGTCACGCAGTTGGGGCTTCTAATAATATTGGAGGTCAGCAAGTCA GTAATTCCGGCGCCAAAATAGTTGGTGACAAAAATGTGGTCTCCAGCTTAATTAATGTGGATCCACAAATCGGTCTTGGTCTAAATCTTTTGAATCAAGTTACACAAACGGTTTCCGGTGTAACAGGCGGCGGTGTTGGTGGTAGTGCTGGCGGAAAAAGTGCTGGTCTTTTGGGCGGTGCAGTTAATAGTGTGGGCGGTGGTGGCAATAATATCGGTGGCAAGCAAGTCA TGGATACAGGAGCCAACATAGTGGGTAGTGGCAATCAGGTTTCGAGCTTGTTGAATCTCAATCCACAAGTGAATCTTGATGTAAATGCCTTAAATGACATCCAACAGATAGCGACCGGCTTAACCGGCGGTGCAGACTCGCCGGGACAGTCTGGTAGTGCCAGTCGCTCTGGTGTAGCAACAGGAGTGGCTGGAAACAAAATTGGCGGCACTCAATCAC AAACCACAGGCGCTCGCGTAGTCGGCGATGGCAACACTGTTTCGAGTCTCGCGAATGTCAATCCGCAAGTAAATGCTG GCGTAAATCTACTTAATACCGTTACGCAGACAGTATCCGGTGCAGCAGGCAGTGGAGGTGCGGGAAAAAGCGGTGGGTTATTAGGTGGCGTACTAGGTGGACTTGGTGGAGCAACCAACAATATTGGTGGCAAACAAATTA TGGACACTGGTACCAGTATTGTAGGCAGTGGCAATACGGTTTCCAGCTTACTGAACCTCAATCCCCAAGTGAACGCTGATGTCAATGCTTTAAATGCTGTGCAGCAGCAAGCGACTGGTGTGACTGGCGTAACCGGTGGCGCCGCCAAGACAGGTAATCTTGCTGGTGCAAGTCGTCCTGTTGCTGGAGGTGctggaaataataatattggtGGTAGCCAACTCC AATCCACAGGAGCTCGCATAGTCGGCGATGGCAACACGGTTTCGAGTCTCGCGAATGTCAATCCGCAAGTAAATGCTGGCGTAAATCTGTTAAGCACAGTTACGCAAACCGTTTCTGGAGCCACGGGGGGATCAGGTGGTGGACTTCTAGGAGGTGTTCTTGGTGGAATCGGTGGTGCTACGAACAATGTTGGTGGCAGACAAGTCA TGGATACAGGCAGTACCATACAAGGAAGTAACAACCAGGTTTTCAGCCTTTTGAATCTTAATCCCCAAGTGAACGCAGATGTTAATGCGCTAAACGCTGTCAGTCAGAAAGCGACTGGTCTGGGAGCTTTTACAGGAGCTGCAGGCGGCGTTAGTCGTGCTACAGGAGCAGGTGGTGCTAAAGCAACAGGATTAGGGCGTGTTGGAAACAATATCGGAGGCAGTCAAGTTC AATCAACTGGAGCTCGCATAGTCGGCGATGGTAACACTGTTTCGAGTCTCGCGAATGTCAATCCGCAAGTAAATGCTGGTGTAAACCTGCTAAACACAGTTACTCAAACCGTTTCTGGAGCCACGGGTGGTTCGGGTGCTGGTAAAAGCGGTGGACTATTAGGTGGTGTACTGGGTGGACTCGGTGGAACAACCAACAATATTGGTGGCAAGCAAATGA TGGACACCGGCACCAGTATTGTAGGCAGTGGCAACACGGTTTCCAGCCTACTGAACCTCAATCCCCAAGTGAACGCTGACGTGAATGCCTTAAATGCTGTTAAACAGCAAGCGACTGGTGTGACGGGCGTAACCGGTGGTGCAGCCAAGGCAGGCAGCGTAAGTCGCCCTACAGTATCCGGGGGTGTTGGAAATAATATTGGCGGCACTCAATCAC AATCGACAGGAGCTCGCATTGTAGGCGATGGCAATACGGTTTCGAGTCTCGCTAATGTGAATCCACAAGTTAATGCTGGCGTAAATCTTCTTAATACTGTTACACAAACCGTTTCTGGAGCCACAGGCAGTAGAGGTGCGAGCAAAAGTAGTGGTCTATTGGGTGGTGTGCTTGGTGGGCTCGGTGGTGGAGCCAATAATATTGGTGGCAGGCAAGCCA TGGATACAGGGACTCGCATTGTAGGCGATGGCAATACGGTTTCGAGTCTCGCGAATGTGAATCCACAAGTGAACGCTGATGTGAATCTATTAAACTCGGTTACACAAACAGTTACTGGTGCAAGTGGTGGTGGCGGTTCAGGTGGTGGCTTATTAGGAGGCTTACTCGGCGGCTTGGGCGGTGCGACCAACAATATCGGTGGCAAGCAAGTCA tgGATGCAGGCACCAGCATACTTGGCAGTGGTAATACCGTTAGCAGCTTACTGAATGTTAATCCACAAGTGAATGCCGATGTCAATGCCTTGAATGTGGTGAATCAGCAAGCCAGTGGCGTAGAAGGCGTCACTGGTGGTGACACCAGTTCTGCAGGTGGTGTGCAACCTG CAGTAGCAGGCAGACCAGTGCGGCCAGGAAGCGCTGTAGCCGCTGGCAATAATATTGGTGGCAGTCAAACAC AAAACAGCGGGACCGTGATTCAGGGGTCAGGTAACGAGGTGTTCACCTTGGCCGACGTGGCACCACAACTTGATCTCAACATTGACTTACTCAATGCGGTGACGCAAACCGGTTCTGGAGGTGGAAGCGGCGGCGGTTTACTTGGTGGCTTACTGGGTGGTGGCGGCAGTGGCAGTAATATCGGCAGTAGACAGCAAA TCAATGATGCTACCGTTATTCGTGGTGACAACAATAAGGTAAGCACTTTGGCCAAAGTTAAGCCACAAGTGGGTGTGAATTTGCAAGTGCTCAATCAAGTCGAGCAGCTTACCGGTCTTGTAGGCGACATTTTGCAAGATCCATCTAGTGTGACGAATATATTGTTGCCCGGTTCGGATGGTGAAATGGACTGTGGTGAGAACAATATCGGCAATGTGCAGGAGC gcaTATCCGGTGCTGATATTGTTGGCAACAATAATGAAGTCTTCACCGGGGTTGACATAAGTCCACAAATTAATGCCGATCTGAATATCTTGAATAGTGTAAGGCAAAGAGTGCATTGCAAGCCGAGAATTAAACCAACCACTCCGCCGCCAACCCTTCCACCAACTTTGCCGCCTACTTTACCTCCTACTCTTCCACCAACTTTGCCGCCAACTTTACCTCCAACACTTCCACCAACTTTGCCGCCAACTTTACCTCCAACTTTACCACTTTACCAACTCTACCCCCAACACTTCCACCGACCTTACCACCAACTCTTCCACCAACTTTGCCTCCAACTTTACCTCCAACACTTCCACCAACTTTGCCGCCAACTTTACCTCCAACTTTACCACCAACTCTTCCACCAACTTTACCACCAACTATTCCACCAACTTTGCCTCCAACTTTGCCTCCAACTCTTCCACCCACTTTGCCTCCCACTTTACCACCAACTCTCCCTCCGACTTTACCTCCTACTCAACCACCGACCTTGCCACCAACATTACCACCATATCCTCCATTGCCGCCATTGCCACCATATCCCATATATCCAGTTTATCCGCCATATCCAGAATATCCCACATATCCACCTACACATTTGCCATACTATGGGCCACATGCACCTAAAGCACCATCGCCAGCTCCAATTCCAATTGCACCACCTCAAGCACCGTCGACTAATTGCTTTGAAATAA